The Phalacrocorax aristotelis chromosome 31, bGulAri2.1, whole genome shotgun sequence DNA segment GaaaaagggtgggggggagccACCACAGAGGGTGCAAAGCCCTTCCCAAGCCCCAAAGGTCTCTAACGCTCGCAGAAATTCGGGGACCACGCAGAGCAGCGCTGTGTACCTCCAAGCACGTGGTGCCAAGAGGGTTTGAAGGCAGAAACCGGTGGGGAAATGACAATAAGAACCAGTGGGTTGGCCTTAAACGCATCCcagtaagaaggaaaatatatcttGAGCTCCTGGGAATGATCCTTGCTGCGGCTTGTCCTATTTCCCCGTGCACCCGGAGAAGAGGCCGGTCCCATCTTTCCAGTGTCACCCATCAAGCAGGGCAGAAACGCCTGGTTTGGTgggaaatgaagaaattatCATTCCCATGAGGCAGGGAATGGGATGAACCAGGATCCAGTCAGCATCAAAGTCATCGTCcctgaaaaaaaccataatCCTTTTATCTGAGGGGTTAAAAGAGGCTGGTTTAGGCGGCCAGACGCTGCGTGTGCAGGCAGGCGACGTCCCCAGGCCTCAAACGCCTACGTAGACTCACAGAACGAGCGTGGTTTGGGCCGGGGGGACCTTTTGAGGCCATCGAGTCCAAGCCCCTGCCACGAGCGGGGCCATCTTCCACTAGAGCAGGTCGCTCcgagccccgtccaacctgaccttgcgTGTCTCCAGcgatggggcatcgaccacctcccCGGGCAACCTGGGCCGgggcttcaccaccctcagcgtgAAACATTTCGTCCTTAGGTCCGGCCTAACTCTTTAGTTTAAACCCATTCCCCCTcgtcctgtcacaacaggcctcgCTACTTCTGCGGTGACAAATACTGGGGCTTTGCCAGGGCAGCGCAGTCTCCCCACGCCTTTTCTCACTGGCTTCAGGGCTCCCCGCACCGGGTTTAAAACCCCTTCTTGCAATTCCTTCTCCTTGgagcattttcttctctctccgggctgtttttttccccttggagcCCGTTGCTTTTGCTTCCGGatggagaagagcagcagcaagcgCAGCACCTTGGGTTTAACTCTGCTGGTATAAGTAAAGCTGAGCCAAAGCCGCACTAGCACCACCTGAGCCTGGCTTTGCGTGCGGCCTAAACCGCACCACGGAACCTGCCGGAGGAATTGCAAAGATGACCGGGAAGCTTTGGGGAGCGGGGCAAGAACGGTGCCTTCACCCGCCAGTTAAAAATCACCACTCGTCTGGATTTATTTAACGaaaataagggggggggggggggggggaaatcctCTTTCTGCTTGGAAACGCTTAAGCGTAAAGGTTAGAGCACCCGAGAGGTTCTTGAGGTGGTCCCTCGCCCCTTCGCCTTGCCTACGAGCCCGAGAAGCCAGCCCCGAGCGGCTGAGGGCTGGACTGGAGGGTGTGAGACGCTGCTCCTGCGAGCGAGGGCGTCAGGCAGACTCAGGAAGTTATTTACAGCCGGGACAGCAGCTACCAGGAGGGTGAGTTCGAATAAAAGCGTCGTCTTGCTTCTTAAAACCTGGGGCTGAGTCAGTCCTGGCTGGGGACCATGACCCAGAGAGAGGTCGCTTATTCCGGGGGCTGAAACAATCAACCGGCTCAATTAAAAGTGATAAATTGGAGCgaggagggggcgggggggggggggggaggaaaaaaaacaaccaaccccaCTCCAACTCACCATTTTTCAGCTGGTTTTATCACATATTTTGCCACCGCGGGTGCCCTGTCCTTCCTGCCTCTTGTATTGCAGTTATTTTGAGTTTCtggatgttttttgttttttccagctgcttttaattcttttcccctctgttttgctgctttgccaATGTTTTTTAGTGCTGATCTATTTTTCAGCCCTTTTCAGCTAAAATGGGTGGCTTTCTCTGGAAGGGAAGTAAGAAAACCATGGTAAAAAGAGGTGCATAGTTACATGATTAAAAGGACTTAGAGTTGTTTCGATTAAGTGGAATTAATAGTGAATTTGGGGGGGGCTGGAGTGGTTCGGCTGGAAACCACTGTAGGctcgggggtgggggtgggggggataaAACCTGCTCAGGAGCTCAGGCTGCCCAGTGTGACctcttaatgtttttttttgggggggggggaaggtgagGGGGTGGAAAACCCACGAATTTCTGCAGGATTTTCTTGagaattttgcttcttttttattttttttttttcttttttataatcgtcataaagcagaaacaaaagtgAGAGACGTTTTCAACAGCAAATAGGGAAACCGAAAGCTTGAGCTGGTGGTTTGTAGCTCAGGCCAATACTCTTAATTTCTCGATTAACTTGCTGCTTTAACAAGTAACGGCTCTCCCGgcccaggcctggagcgtttCCACCCCAAACCCTGCTCAGAAATAGGACAAAATCTGGGCTTTGTTAAGACACAGCCTGGACTTTGTCCCATGAGGTCTGggtacctccagggatggggaagcAACGCCCTTTCACCGCCCACCCTCACGGGCCACATTGGCTCTTCTCCAACGCCGGATTTAGCCCTAAAACTGCTTCTGAAGCACTTATAGCCGCGGTCATCCCCAAGCAGTAGCTTTCCCTCCTGCAAATCCCCCCGCGCAGGGGTCCCCTGCTTTGTTTCCAGCCAAACCCTGCCCCTGCGTGACTTTAGAGCCCGGTCCCGGAACGAAGCGCTGTTGTTCTACAAAGCCCAGCTTGTCGGGCAAGTTCCCCATAGGCTTTTCATGGCTTTAGTGTATAATTCGAACGTAAACACGATGCAGGGAGGGGATGAAACCCTGTTCAAACCTGACCGTTGTTCTGGGCAAAGCAGGAACTGAAGGCAAAGGTTGTTTTTCCAGACAGCAAAACTAGCTGTTGGCAGCAGCCGCCGGGGAGTTTTCTCGCGTGCTTGGCTTCCCCCCAGCGGCTTTTCTGGTGGGGAACGTTAAACGCACCAGTTTCGCTTTCCCCTCTTCGGGGGCTTTGCTCCCTCTCTGCGGCGACAGCTCCTCACCCCTTAGCACCGTCGTCTCCCTTCGTAAACCCTTAGATGGTAAATAGTTCAtaacttatatttttcttttaatatctcTTAATATTTAACGTCCCTTTaaccttctcttttttcctctcccttttttccttctctcctcctttttcatctctctccctccttttctctctctcttttctctctccctcttttctccctccttttctctccctcttttctctctccctcttttctccctccttttctctccctcttttctctctccctcttttctctctccttcttttctctccctcttttctctctcctccttttctctccctcttttctctctccctcttttctctctccttcttttctctccctcttttctctctcctccttttctctccctcttttctctctccctctttctctctccttcttttctctccctcttttctctcccccccttttctccccctcttttctctccctcttttctctccctcttttctctctcccttttctctccttttctctctccctcttttctccccctcttttctccccctcttttctccccctcttttctctccctcttttctctccctcttttctctctcctcctttctctctcctcctttctctctcctccttttctctccctcttttctctctccctcttttctctctccttcttttctctccctcttttctccctccttttctctccttttctctctccctcttttctctccctcttttctccctccttttctctctccctcttttctctccttttctctctccctcttttctctccccctcttttctctctccttcttttctctccctcttttctctctccttttctctccctccccctctctttccctccctctttctctccctcccttcctgcccctcccctttccatcctctcttttcctctcctcttgctttgccttttctgtttctcttccttctctctcttcctcctcccccccgcccccccacgTGCTTTTAGCCTGGGCCAAACCCCTCCCCTGCCATGGCTGCCCGTGGTACCTGGTGCCCGTGAGGTCTTGGGGTGTTGCAGAggccccccccccaaaacacccccccgcccccgaaAGGCTCGATGGGGTCTTACGAATGCGGGAGGCATGGCAGGCCGCGGGGTTTCTCAGCGGCCTCCCTGTCGACGCGCAGCCCGGGCCACAGCCCCTGCAGACACCGCTGGATGTGAGCCCCCGGGGCGGGAACTTCTCTGCCTGCGATGGGGAAAGGAGCCCAAAACACAGAGCTTTCAGACCCAGAGGAAGCGTTGAGCTGTTGCGAAGATGCTAAGAAGGAGTACAAATGGGGTAATGCTGGGGAACACCCCACCGCTCGGGGTGGGAAGAGCATCTGGCTCTGGCGGAGCaccggtggggtgggggggacagaGTTTTTGGGTGGGTGCAGATGGACCCAAGCACATCCACCCTAAATCTCATGATGCGGCCACCTCTAGAAGCCTAAACCCGTCTCCGGGTCCCCCAACGGGCCTTGAGGGACACACGCCTGCTCTCCCTGCCTTGTGGGCAGCCCCTCGAGCCTCTGCgagctctccccaccccccaaaaaacagtCCTTGTCCCAGTCGGGGCTTGGGATAGACTGAGGATCCCctagaaaatgggaaaaggggtggggggaaggaccCAGCCCACACCATCTCCTGCTCTTTCCCCCCCCAGGGTCCGACACAAAGAGGCTGGAGAAGGAAAGATCCCGCTCGTCGCAGGTTTTCGTCGCGTGCGTGGTGCTGGGGCTCATCGTCTTAGCCCTGCTGGTGGCCTTGACCGGTGAGTCCCACCCAGGCACCCCTCGTGGCGAGGATCGGGCCCAGGCGCCGAGGGACGTTCCCCAAGCGCTGGGCCTGCTTTGGGGGTAGGGGGGAAcaccccctttccccccctcaaACAGTCATCCTGGCTCCTCGCCCAGCCACACCGGGCCTTTTCCCAAGGGCATCGTCCCCAACCCCCGCCCCGCTGCAgcttccaggagaaaaaaaaaacctacaaaatcCCACTTTTTAGGGCTGCCCATGCATCTCGCTcggcttttttcttttgcagtcgTACATTTGGGGCGCCCTTTGCCTCACCCGGACTTCTCCTACGTGTGCCCAGACGCCTGGCTTGGTTTCCAAGGGAAATGCTATTATTTTTCCGACGTTGAGAGCAACTGGACCAGCAGTGAGGAAAGCTGCAAAGCCCTGGGAGCTTCGCTGGCCGTCATCAGCAACCTAGAGGAAATGGTGAGAGCTGTGCTTGAGACCATAcgctaagaaagaaaaaaaaaacccaagcaaacaacaaaaaaaaaccacacgcatacacagaaaaaaataaaaatagtgcGAAAAAACCAGCCCAAAACCACTGCTTGGCCCCAAATCGCACCCAGTCCTGTAGCCAGGGGGAGATGCCGTGGGGAAAGCCCCATCTCTGGGCGGGGTGATGGGTCCAGGTGGAAGAGAGGAGGTGGGGATGACAAGAATAGCTCAACCGCgatgtttctttcctttcaagaCCTTCATTAAACGCTATAAAGGCGAAGCCAACCATTGGTTTGGGCTGCGGAAGGAGGATGACGGCTGGCGTTGGACCAACGGCACAGCCTTCAACAACTGGTCGGTCCCTCCGTCCGTGTCGGGTGCTTGGGGGTGGCGTTGGGGGCAGGGAACGGGCCCGGGGGGGCCGTTGCGTTGCTTCTCCCCTCTTGGATGGGCACCTTCTCCTGCCACCGTGGCCAAGCGGCCCCTGGCTTTCCACAGGAGGTTTGGGCCGGCCCAAGGACCGTTAGAGACCCTCAGCCAAGTCCCAGAATCCCAGaccggtgggggttggaagggccctctggagctcaccccgtcccaccccctgcgtgagcaggcacccccagagcaggggcacagggccgcatccaggcggggggtgaatgtctccagggaagggaccccccagcccctctgggcagcctgtgcccctgctctggcacccgcacagggaaggggtttgtcctcgtGTCCAGCTGGACCCTCCCGTGTCCCAGCGTGTGCCCggtgccccttggcctggcgttgggcaccactggagaGAGCCCGGCCCCGCCCTCCCGACACCCGCCCTTCGGACAGTGACATTTGGATATAAATATGGGTTTTCACACTGACAACATGAGCGCTGCTGGGACCCGCCCTCAGGCTTCTCCGCTCCcggctgaacaagcccaggtctcccGGCCGCTCCTCCCACGGGCGATGCTCCAGCCCCCGACCAGCTCCGCACCTCCCCGCCCTTCTg contains these protein-coding regions:
- the LOC142049100 gene encoding C-type lectin domain family 2 member B-like, with protein sequence MGKGAQNTELSDPEEALSCCEDAKKEYKWGSDTKRLEKERSRSSQVFVACVVLGLIVLALLVALTVVHLGRPLPHPDFSYVCPDAWLGFQGKCYYFSDVESNWTSSEESCKALGASLAVISNLEEMTFIKRYKGEANHWFGLRKEDDGWRWTNGTAFNNWFEVRGGGPCAYLNQERISSSLCHTMKHWLCSRADDYVLWKQRT